In Ascochyta rabiei chromosome 2, complete sequence, one genomic interval encodes:
- a CDS encoding Structural maintenance of chromosomes protein 3: protein MGYIKQITIQGFKSYKDQMQIQPFSPNCNVIVGRNGSGKSNFFAAVRFVLGDDYNFLNRQERQALLHEGSGSAVMSAYVEVCFDNTEDRFQTGKPEFYLRRTIGAKKDEYSVNRKNATKSEVIQILESAGFSRSNPYYIVPQGRVTALTNMKDKDRLEMLKEISGSNVYETRRADSLKLLTDTDSKCANIDSVVESINERLGELEGEKEELEAWSKNDRERRSLLYTLKSREEAQLETQIEHIDSLEHHGREMREDNEATFRRNEDDITRLESDINQRRGDLDILRQDRVQYESDRKAATLEKAKIQLDIKALQDSQSSAQQTKSRRDAQVKTLQQQIAARQAELEQLLPQFDAKKEEEEAVRAQLLDAEGQHKRLQDKQGRTAHYSNKRERDTALRAQIDETNGDLSRRKAVLMQTDEEIAKLQADIERIEGEIAELRQAIDNEGDATVDLAAQLEKAKDARRAVIDKQTSLWRDQNRLSSQLGNVQKDLLHAEHTFSRLLDHGTSRGLESLRRYRRDGLQGVHGTIAELLQVPENYRSVTESAAEAALFHVVVEDDNVATKIMDRLTKDKGGRLTFIPLNRISVPDMQLRPTENMQPLLPKLIYDDRFEDAFRHVFGKIVVCPTLDECKRVAKQYNVRAYNPDGDNATRKGQYRGGYHDPSRSKINAFSIVAEKRALLDDLQQQNRRIEGELDSVKHQLTAAQSELLRRQHDQRRGETSYAPMREELRVKQSLLQDAQDTLAKKQRTAADLEAAINLLGAQQSDWEAEISSKFTKALSNDEEQMLVTLTSTVKDLRKQYAQVKQERATLETQKIEAELELNQSLQPALDDLLAQQGGVGGSAAQSTGLREAKRTLDTVNKTIADFDQLIEETDTQIDELRAQIEQLESSRTEKEQSNRALAAAMEKQEKSLTRKDADRSNYTNQLSKVRKEIRDLGTLPEDVNRKYSKWNTDKVGKELSKATQAQKQFAHVNKKAYEQYENFTRQRKTLTDRRAELDSSRKSIENLIDVLDQRKDEAIARTFKQVSVAFKSVFQELVPIGTGRLIINRKSDGAQDDDSSEDEAAPRRSKKSSKIEEYVSVSIAVSFNSKHDEQQKIGQLSGGQKSLCALALIFAIQQCDPAPFYLFDEIDANLDAQYRTAVANMLQKLSGQGGQDQKGGGQFICTTFRPEMVLVADRCYGVSYSNKTSSIDVVNREAALDFVDGMQK, encoded by the exons ATGGGTTACATCAAGCAGATTACCATTCAGGGCTTCAAGAG TTACAAGGACCAGATGCAGATCCAGCCCTTCTCGCCCAACTGCAATGTCATTGTCGGTCGCAATGGTTCTGGCAAGAGTAACTTCTTCGCCGCTGTGCGCTTCGTGCTCGGCGACGACTACAACTTCCTCAATCGCCAGGAGCGTCAGGCTCTGCTTCACGAAGGGTCTGGCTCAGCTGTCATGTCGGCGTACGTCGAGGTATGCTTCGACAACACCGAGGACCGCTTCCAGACAGGCAAGCCTGAGTTTTACCTGCGCCGAACCATTGGCGCGAAGAAGGACGAGTACTCAGTCAACCGCAAGAACGCCACTAAGTCTGAAGTCATTCAAATCCTCGAATCGGCCGGCTTCTCGCGATCGAACCCTTACTATATCGTGCCCCAAGGACGTGTGACGGCTCTTACCAACATGAAGGACAAGGATCGTCTTGAGATGCTGAAGGAGATCTCTGGTTCGAACGTATATGAGACGCGCCGTGCCGACAGCTTGAAGCTCTTGACCGACACAGACAGCAAATGCGCCAACATCGACAGCGTGGTCGAGTCCATTAACGAGCGTCTGGGCGAGCTGGAgggagagaaggaagaaCTAGAGGCCTGGAGCAAGAACGACAGGGAGCGGAGATCATTGCTATACACTCTGAAGTCGCGGGAAGAGGCTCAATTGGAGACACAGATCGAACACATCGACTCGCTCGAGCATCACGGTCGTGAGATGCGCGAGGACAATGAAGCAACGTTCAGGCGAAACGAAGACGATATCACTCGATTGGAGTCGGACATAAACCAGAGGAGAGGGGATTTGGACATCCTCAGGCAAGATCGTGTACAGTACGAAAGCGACCGCAAGGCTGCCACGCTCGAGAAAGCCAAGATCCAATTGGACATCAAGGCACTACAAGACAGCCAGTCGTCTGCTCAACAAACCAAAAGCAGACGTGATGCACAAGTCAAAACGCTTCAGCAACAAATCGCGGCCCGTCAAGCCGAGCTTGAGCAGCTACTGCCTCAATTTGATGCTAAaaaagaggaggaggaggccGTTCGCGCACAGTTACTCGACGCCGAGGGTCAACACAAACGCCTCCAGGATAAGCAAGGTCGAACGGCACACTACAGTAACAAGCGAGAGCGTGACACTGCTTTACGCGCACAAATTGATGAGACCAATGGGGACCTGAGCCGTCGAAAGGCTGTTCTCATGCAGACCGATGAGGAGATCGCCAAGCTCCAGGCCGATATTGAGCGAATCGAGGGCGAGATTGCTGAGCTGAGGCAGGCAATCGACAACGAGGGCGATGCCACGGTAGATCTCGCGGCGCAGCTTGAAAAAGCCAAAGATGCAAGGAGGGCTGTGATTGACAAGCAGACGAGCCTCTGGCGCGACCAGAACCGGCTAAGCAGTCAGCTCGGGAATGTGCAGAAGGATCTCCTGCATGCAGAGCATACATTTTCACGTCTCCTGGACCACGGTACCAGTCGTGGACTGGAGTCGCTTCGAAGATACCGCAGAGACGGGCTACAGGGCGTTCACGGTACCATCGCTGAATTACTTCAAGTCCCAGAGAACTACCGTTCCGTCACGGAAAGTGCTGCAGAAGCTGCTCTGTTCCACGTCGTTGTCGAGGATGACAATGTCGCAACCAAGATTATGGACCGTCTTACCAAGGATAAAGGCGGCCGTCTCACATTCATTCCTCTGAACCGAATCAGCGTACCGGACATGCAGTTGAGACCAACAGAAAACATGCAGCCTTTGCTGCCGAAGCTTATATACGACGACCGATTCGAGGACGCCTTCAGGCATGTCTTTGGCAAAATCGTCGTGTGTCCGACTTTGGACGAGTGCAAGCGTGTCGCTAAACAGTACAATGTCCGCGCTTACAACCCAGATGGAGACAATGCCACCAGGAAGGGACAGTATCGGGGTGGATACCACGATCCTTCTAGGTCAAAGATCAACGCCTTCAGCATTGTCGCTGAAAAGCGTGCGCTCCTCGATGATCTGCAGCAACAGAACCGTCGAATTGAGGGAGAATTGGACTCAGTCAAGCACCAACTCACTGCAGCACAAAGCGAACTACTTCGGCGGCAGCATGACCAAAGGAGGGGCGAAACTAGCTACGCACCCATGAGAGAGGAACTTCGTGTCAAGCAGAGCCTTCTACAAGATGCGCAAGACACGTTGGCAAAGAAACAAAGGACTGCTGCAGATCTCGAGGCGGCCATCAACCTGTTAGGAGCGCAACAGAGTGATTGGGAAGCAGAAATTTCTTCCAAGTTCACGAAGGCTCTATCGAACGACGAAGAGCAGATGCTCGTCACCTTGACCAGCACTGTCAAAGACCTCAGAAAACAGTACGCACAGGTCAAACAAGAACGCGCTACACTTGAAACCCAAAAGATCGAGGCCGAGCTTGAGTTGAATCAGAGCTTGCAGCCCGCTTTGGATGACCTACTCGCGCAGCAAGGGGGGGTGGGAGGGTCTGCGGCCCAATCAACGGGTCTGCGTGAAGCGAAGCGCACGTTGGACACTGTCAACAAGACTATCGCCGACTTTGATCAGCTAATCGAAGAGACTGACACACAAATCGATGAGCTTCGAGCTCAGATCGAGCAGCTGGAGTCCTCAAGAACTGAGAAGGAGCAGAGCAACCGTGCACTTGCAGCTGCGATGGAAAAGCAGGAGAAATCACTAACCAGGAAGGACGCCGACCGCAGCAACTACACGAATCAGCTCAGCAAAGTAAGGAAAGAGATACGAGATCTGGGGACACTGCCCGAAGACGTCAATCGCAAATACAGCAAGTGGAACACAGACAAA GTTGGTAAGGAGCTTTCCAAAGCCACCCAAGCGCAGAAGCAGTTTGCACACGTCAACAAGAAGGCCTACGAACAGTACGAAAACTTCACACGGCAACGCAAAACCCTTACAGATCGCCGTGCGGAACTCGACAGCTCGCGCAAGTCCATCGAGAACCTCATCGATGTACTCGATCAGCGTAAGGACGAAGCCATTGCTCGTACCTTCAAACAAGTGTCTGTTGCCTTCAAGAGTGTATTCCAAGAACTGGTCCCCATTGGCACAGGCCGTCTAATCATCAATCGCAAATCCGACGGCGCCCAAGACGACGATTCGAGTGAAGACGAAGCCGCACCCCGTCGATCTAAGAAGAGCAGCAAAATCGAGGAATACGTCAGTGTCAGCATCGCTGTATCCTTCAACTCAAAGCACGACGAGCAGCAGAAGATCGGCCAACTCTCTGGCGGTCAGAAATCCCTCTGTGCACTAGCACTCATCTTTGCCATACAGCAGTGCGACCCCGCGCCTTTCTACCTTTTTGATGAGATCGATGCCAACCTCGATGCGCAATACCGTACTGCGGTTGCGAACATGCTGCAGAAGTTAAGCGGACAGGGGGGTCAGGATCAAAAGGGCGGTGGCCAGTTCATTTGTACGACGTTCAGACCGGAAATGGTACTGGTTGCAGATAGGTGCTATGGTGTCAGCTATTCGAACAAGACGAGCAGTATTGATGTCGTCAACAGGGAAGCAGCACTGGATTTTGTCGACGGAATGCAGAAGTAG